CCCGCCGCGCCGCCGCTCTGGCCGACGTGCTGCTCGAGCGACACGGCGTGGTCACCCGCGGCGCGGTAATGGCCGAGCAGGTGGTCGGCGGTTTCTCCGCGGTCTACCCGGTGCTGTCGGCGCTGGAGGAGCGCGGCGCGGCCCGCCGGGGCTATTTCGTGGAAGGGCTGGGCGCGGCCCAGTTCGCGGTGCCCGGCGCGGTCGACCGGTTGCGTGCGCTGGCCGAGCCGGCCGACGGAGCCCGGGCCCGGGGCGGGCCGGCGACGGTGCTCGCCGCCACCGACCCGGCCAACCCGTACGGCGCGGCGCTGCCCTGGCCGGACCGGGTGATCGACTCCGGCGACGGCGCCGCCCCGGCGACCGGGCACCGCGCCGGCCGCAAGGCGGGTGCGCTGGTGGTGCAGGTCGCCGGTGACCTGGTGCTCTACGTGGAGCGCGGCGGCCGGACACTGCTCTCCTTCACCGACGACACCGACACACTCGCCGCGGCCGGCAAGGCACTCGCCGACGCCGTCCACTCCGGAGCGTTGGGCGCGATGTCGGTGGAGCGGGCCGACGGTGAGGCGGTGCACTCCTCGCCGCTGCGCGACGCGCTGACCGCCGCCGGCTTCCGGGCCACCCCGCGCGGCCTACGCCTACGCGGCTGACCCGCCCTCCCGGCTGACGGCGCCGTCGCCCACTGCCGAACCCACCCCACCTGAAGGACGGCCAACGCCCGGCGGGTCCCACGCTTGTGAGCGTGATACCTGTGAGTCATAAATATGACTCACAGGTATCACGCTCACAGGACACATATGCCCCCGACCGCCGGGACCACGGGCTCGGCGCTCAGCCGAGGTTGGCGAGGACCTTCTCGTAGCGCGTGCGGTCCGCGGCCGGGGTCTTCGCCTCGAGGTAGTTGAGCACCACAGTGCCGCTCCGGTACGACTGTCCGCTCCAGGTCTCCGCGATGTCACTGGCGCTGGTCTCGTCGGGGAACACGTACACCGTGACGGCGTCGGTGGCGATCAGCTCCGAGCAACCCAGGCCGAGCCCGTCCGGCCCACAGTCGACCGAGCGGTCCTTGGGGTGCGGCACCTTCAGGCCGGCGGCCTTGAACGCGGCCACGACCTGCTTCGCGCCGGGGGCCCCGGCCGACCGCTTGGGCAGCACCACCGGCGGCGGGCTGGCCGGTCGGCGCTCGGTCGGCCCCTGCGGGGCGACGGCGGGCGCGGAGGCGGCACCGCTGGCGCCGGACGGGGCTGTCGACGGCGTCGCCCCGCTCGAAGGACCGGTGGCCGCCGGAGCCGAGACGGACGAGGCCGCGTCCGGCTGACCGGTGTCGTCACTGCCGCAACCGGCGGTGAGGGCGACAGCGACGACGAGTACCGCGACGGCGGGCAGGCTCCGATGTATCACCAGGGCAGTCTGCCCAACACCGCCCAGCGGCGGGAGTGGCCGGTCGGCCAGTGCCGTGTCCCATATCCGCCAGCCTCCGCTCGACCGAGCGACGCGCGCACGCGCCAACCCGGCCGGGCAGACGGCGGCGACGGTCAGCCTGCCGGCATGTCCGCCACGCCCTGGATCTCGCTGACCACCGACTACGGTCTCGTCGACGGCTTCGTGGCCGCCTGCCACGGGGTGATCGCCCGCTCCGGCCGACCTGCTCGTTCCACTCCCCCAGACGGTCCGGGTGGGCCCGCCGGCGTCGGCGCCGGGCCGGTCGGCGGTGAAGGGGCGGACCTTCGGCGACGCCCGGGCCGGTGGCCTGGTGGTGTACGTAGACTCCGCCGGTCTGGTCGCGGTGGCGGTCAACGGCGGGCGGGCGGTGGACCTGCTCGGGGTGGCCGCCGGTGACCTCCTGCGGGTCGCCGGCTGATATTCGACTGTGGAATGCTTCCCCGGTGGGTGAACACGTAGTTCCCGTGGCCTGTCCCTGCTGCGCCTCCCGGACCGGCGGCGGGACCTGCCCGGTCTGCTTCTGGACCGACGACGGTCAGTCCGACGCCGATGCCGACGCGGTCCGGGGTGGCCCCAACGGCGACCTGAGCCTCTCGCACGCCCGACTCAACTACGCCGTCTACGGCGCCAGCCACCCGCGCTACCAGGACATGGTGCGCCTGGCCCGCCCCGACGAGCGCCCGGACGGCGCCCGGCGGGGCTGAGCCCGGTCAGCAGACCGGCACGGAGCCGCCGTACACCGCCGAGATGTACGCGTGGCTGACGTACTGCCCGGTGGCCAGGCGGTTCCACCGGGTCGTGGTGCGGTAGGGGCCGGCCACCGACTGCCCGGTGACGTAGCACTGGATCGGCACGTTGGCGAACCGGGCGGCGAGGCCACGGGTCGGGTACGACGTGCTGGCCCCGGTGCGGATGTTGAGCGGCCCGTCGCCGACCACACCGCGCGGCCCGCCACCGGTCCACAGGTAGGCCACGTCCACCCAGG
Above is a window of Micromonospora coriariae DNA encoding:
- a CDS encoding CPCC family cysteine-rich protein, giving the protein MGEHVVPVACPCCASRTGGGTCPVCFWTDDGQSDADADAVRGGPNGDLSLSHARLNYAVYGASHPRYQDMVRLARPDERPDGARRG